In Sphingobacterium sp. SYP-B4668, the sequence ATGCCAAGCCTAATTTATTTGCTTTCATTAGCCAACGAAAACGTTGGGCATCTAAGAGTACTAAATATAAAAATAAGAGTGTAATCGTGCTGGGGGTCAGTATCTGGCTTTTCAATCTGGCAATGTTGTTGAGTGGGATATTGGCTTTTTTCTACCCGACAACCTTGGGGACGCTGATCTTTGGTGTTGTCATGGTCAAGTTTTTAGTTGAATTATATTTTATGAGACCGCTCTGTGAATTTGCTGAACGGACTAATTTGTTGAAATATCTTCCTCTATTGACGATCGGGCATATCGTCTATCTGGTCTATATTGGGATAGCGGGAAATATTGGAAAATACGACTGGAAAGGACGAATTGTAAAATAAAGGGAGACTAACTTCCCCTTACCTTTGCGCGGATAGCCATTTCGGCTTCTTTAACAACCTCTTCTGTGGATTTCCCTGTTGGGTCTATGGGCGGTAAAACTTCCCATGACATCTTCGTGAACGGATTCAAGGGGAACATTCCATATTTTACCATTTCATAAGAACCATTAATTGCTATTGGTACAACGAGAGCTGAAGGATTTTTCTTTAAAATGGTCGCTATTCCCCCTATTGCAAACTCTTTCATCTTTCCATTTTTAGTACGAGTTCCTTCTGGAAATATAAAGACGGACCAGTTTTTTGTCTTCATATTGTTGGCTAATTTTAAAATCTCTCCAATGGATTGTTTCGAATCTCTCCGGTCAATGTTTGCGGCTCCTCCATATTTTAGATTAAAAGAGATACTTGGAATATTAGCTGTGGCCAATTCAATTTTAGAAATAAATTTAGCATGGTACTTCCGTAGAAAATAAATCATAGGAGGAATGTCGAATTGGCTCTGGTGGTTGGCAACAAAAATTAAGGGTTGACCTGTTGGGATATGCTGTTCGTTGATGAACTTGACCGAATTGAAGAGTAGATAATTATCGCTAAATAGGGTGAAGTTCAAGAGGTCTACACTGCGTTTATGAGCGCTGTACCCACCCAGTTTCAGGCATAGCCATTGAATCGGGTGGAAAATAATCAGTTCGATAAAAAAGAATAGATAGAATATAGGGGTAAGGATATAACCAATAATTTTTCTCATATGCTTAGTCTGTTTTAAGGTGCAAACTTAGATAAACTTGCTTTTATATGCAATAATAATGCATTCCCTATTAAGGAGGGCTACTCTATCTAAAATACATCTTTCTTTATACAGATATTGTGCTTTGCTGTCATTCCCACAATAAGCAACATACTAGATGAGCCTAATTGCTTTAATGTTCAATTTGTTGTGATATAAAGTGATTATTTTTTTTAAATTATTCATTATGTATTTAATTTTATTTAAGTTTGTGTAAATAAAATCAATTTTTGAATTGATATGATTTTGCACATGAGCTTTGTTCAAAAAACGATAGTTAGGCTATCAATTGGCGCGAGGGTAATTTATACAATTGCAAAATCTTATTTATGAATATAGAATAGACGAATGATGATAGCTTCGCGCTTCTAAAATTTAAAATAAATACAGATGAAAAAAATACCTGCTACTTGTCCCAGTTGTGATGCTAAACTTAAGGTGTCCAAACTTGTCTGCGATGTATGCGAAACAGAAGTTGTAGGCAAATTTTCTCTTCCAATTCTAATGCAGCTCACTGTCGAGGAGCAGGAATTTGTTTTGGGGTTTCTTTATAATTCAGGTAGTTTGAAAGACATGGCTAGAGACTTAGGGAAGAGTTATCCTACTGTACGTAATATGTTGGATGATTTGATTCAAAAAATTAAAAATTTAGGTTATGAACAGTAAGTTTAAAGAAGTGCAGTCTTTTTCGCAATGGTGGCTATGGTTATCACTGCTGGCTCTTGTCATTCCGATTTATAGGGCTGGAGTGTCAATGTCCTTTTCCGAAGGTTGGGGTACTATGGTTTTGGAAATCGTGACTTATCTACCTTTTTATATTTGGTTAGTCTTAATCTTGTTCTTCCTTATGGTCCGACTGAAGACTGAAATTACAAATGACGGAGTAAAGGCAGACTTTAAGCCATTTTTATGGAACAAAACGTATAAATGGGAAGAAATAGTGGATTGTAAAGTCGTGAAGTATTCTATTTTTGATTATGGAGGTTGGGGGATGAGGGTTTCATCAGCGGGAGTAGCGTATACAACTAAGGGTAAATATGGGCTTAAAATTACTTTAAGGAGTGGACGTCAAATCCTGATAGGAACACAGCGTCCTGAGGAGCTTAAGGCGATTGTTAATGAATTTTTAAAATCTATAAAGACACATGAAGGTCAGTAAGATATTTTTAAAACCATTCGATGATTTTTCAGAACGGACATTGTTAATTGTCGGACTCCTGTTCTATATATTGGGAAGCTTGTTTGCCTATTTTTATGATATTAAATATAACGGTTTTATTAACATACGGTTTGGAGATGGTGGTCCGTTGTATAGGCCTTTTGTAAACAATTTGGTAAATACGGTATTGCCAACGATTGTACTGTATTTGTTTGCTAAGCTTATTTACACAAAAACTAGGTTTATTGATGTCCTCAATACAATTCTGATTGCTAGGATAGTGATTTATTTCACTTCGGTACTTGTTGTGTTGGACAAGTCTAAGGCTACGACACAAAAAATTACTGAAGCCGTGGCAAATGGGGATGTGCAATTGGAAACCGTTCCTAAATCGGATATTTTTTTAGCTGTTTTCGTGGGTTTGCTTTCGCTATTTGTCTTGATCTATTATTTCTATATATTGATTCAAGGAATGAAAGTTGCTATGAATAATAGGAAAATTCTTATCAACGGAGCGATTGTGATTATTTTCTTGGTCTTGGATTTGGTGGTACAATTTTATTTCCCTTATTTCTAATGTTTATTATGAAGTATTTATATGCTATTTTTTTACTTTCGATTCTAAATGTTGCTTGCGGACAAAGCATTACTGGGACTTGGAAAGGAGAGTTACAGACTCCTGGACAGAGGATTCCGCTTGTCTTTCATATTCATCAGGATAACGAAGGATATGCAGGGACTATGGATAGCCCAAAGCAGGGGGCGATTGGATTACCTTTGAGTGAGGTGAAGTTGAATGGGGATGTTCTCAAATTGAAAATGAGCACTGCGGGATTGGAGTATGAAGGAAGAGTAGCGAGTGATACAATAAAGGGAGAGTTTAGGCAGGGGGGTGGTACTTTCAACTTGAGTTTGACAAAGACTCTGGATTCTATTACAATAATCAAACGACCCCAAGAGCCTGAAGGTGTACCTAATTATCGCGAAGTAGAGGTTTCATTTTTTAATAAAAAGGCTGATTTGACCCTTGCGGGAACCCTTACTATGCCAGCGACTGGCAAAGGTTTTCCTGCAATATTGTTGGTGACGGGAAGTGGTCCTCAAAATAGGGATGAAGAGCTCTTTGGTCACAAACCTTTTAAGTTAATAGCTGATTATCTGACAAAGAATGGCTATGCTGTATTACGTTATGATGATCGGGGTGTTGGTGAGTCTACTGGTGATTTTTCACTAGGGACGACTGCGGACTTCGCTGCTGATGCAGCTGCGGGTGTTGCTTTTTTAACCGGGCATCCAGCAATCAATCCCGCTAAGATTGGGGTTATTGGGCACAGTGAAGGAGGGATGATTGCTCCCATGCTGGCTGCGGAAGACTCAAAAATTGCATTCATTGGATTATTGGCGGGGCCTACTATAGCGATAGACTCATTAATGTTGCTTCAAAATGCTGCATTTGGAAAGGCTTCGGGCATGAGCGAGGACGCATTGATGAAAGCTCGTGATCTAAATCGAAAGATTTATGCCATTGTGAAGAGTAGTCGCAGTGATGGAGAAGTGAAAAAGACATTAATGGGAATTTTGAACAATAGTAAACAGGTGGATGAACTGACTAGTCCTTGGTTTAGATCATTTTTCCGATTCGAACCTGGGGTTTATTTAAATCGTGTGAATTGTCCAATATTTGCAGTGTATGGGGGCAAGGATCTACAGGTCCCTGCTGAGGCAAACCTGAATGCAATCTATCGAATCTCGGAAAAGAAGAAGAATCGTTTGGACTTCATCAAAGTTTATCCTGATCTTAACCATTTGTTTCAACATGCTCAAACAGGGTTGGTAAATGAATATGGTTTTTTGGAGGAAACGATGAGTGAAGAGGTCCTTCGAGATTTAAAAACGTGGTTGGATAGGGTAACCTTGTAGCTATTTGACAATTTTAAGGATATTGATTAATATAATAAACACCTCCAGCGCAATACTGGAGGTGTTTATTATATTAAGGAGTTGTATTTGATACGGGAAGAATTTTTCCATTGTAGTACTTATTGCCATTTTGCGCAAACTCAGCAAGATATCGTCCCATTTCAAAGGCGAGGGTACCAGCTTCTACTCCGGGAAAGGCTGTTTCGAACATCTCTGTTTGGGAAGAACCCAATGCGAGGCAATTGACTTTAATGCCTTTTTCTTTCAATTCCTCAGCTAGGCATTCTGTAAGGGTCGCTAAAGCACCTTTACTAGCGGAGTATGCCGATAAGCCTGGAAATTTTGAGGCGCCCTGAAAGCCACCCATACTGCTTACATTCACAATGTGACCTCCATTTTTGATGAGAGGAACAATATGCTTGATCATGTTGACATGGCCTAATAAATTGGCCTGTAACATCGTTACAAAATCTTCGGTAGTAGTTTCTAAAAATGGTCTATTAATGAGTTGACCAGCGTTGTTGATGAGGATGTCTACTTCTTTAAACTTGGATTGAATGAAAGGTATGAGCGAATCAGTATAGTTATCATAGACGATGTCGAACTGTGCAGGGTATAGCTTACCGCCGTCATGATTTAATGATGATGCAATTTCATGAAGCTTTCTGAGTTTATCAGCCGATCTTGCGATTGCAATTACATTGTTCTCTTTATTTGCCGTAAGGTCTAAGACTGCTTCAAATCCTATGCCGCTACTTGCGCCTGTTATAATAATATTTGCCATGTTAAATTGTTTTTAATACTGTATTTTGAATGCGGACTACTATTCGGAATTTGTAATCTCGGTTCTACTACGTTCTACTTCTTCGGCCGATGGAAGCTTCTCTTCTCCCAACCCTTTTGGGTCGAATGTATAATAGGCTCCTGTCAAGGATACTAGAGCCGATATAATATAAAATAGCAAGCTAATCAATACGGCTAAATGTGCATCTAGATAAAATATTTTCGCTCCCCACATATAAACTACTTCACGCATACCTAGTCCTCCTACAGAAAAAGGGATGATAGCAACGAGAGATGAAGCTAGGAATAAGAAAAGGTATGGGGAGAATTTTCCTTGAAAGCCCAATGCATATAGAATTAGAATCGCAGAGATAACTTGCATAGCCTGAACACCGATAGCCTTGATATGTGTGATTGGAAAACTTTTTGTAAAATGAGGGAAGAATTTCGTAATAACGAAATAGTATATCAGCGTGCTCAGAAGAAAAGCAGATATCGTGAGTGCATTGGGGATCTTAAGTTGTGGCATACAGACAACTAGAGCGGAGGTAATTAAGCCAAGTGCCCATAGACCGCTTAAGCGGTCAAAAAAAAGAGCTCCAAGTAGTCTACGTCCCTTGATATTGAATTTTTTTCGTAAAAAATAGATTTTATAACCGTCACCGCCGATGCCTCCTGGTAGAAAAAGATTATAGAACATGCCCAATTGGTAAAGCTTCAAATTATACTTTTCGCTCACTTCTAATCCTATTGCCTTTAGGAAGCTTAATAGTCTTGAAGCGGAAATAAGGATGGAAATCAAAAAGGCTAAAAGTGCGAGTAAAAGAAACCAAGGATTGCTGTTCGAGATTGCCTCTAAGAGGTCTCTTATTTCAACTTTCTTGAATACCCAATACAGTGCTCCTGTGGTGATGACTAACTTGAGTATGTTTTTGAAAACAGTCTGAATTTTTTTGATATCCATTGACGTCTGTATTCTAGCGCTTACTTGAACGAATTGGGTAAAGATAAAAACTATCTTGGATAAATATTAGCTAGCAAAGATGGGATAAATCCTGCTGTACAACATTAGGAGATAAATGCTGAGCATGATGGTGGAAAGTGAAAATAACCAATTCACCTCAGTCTTTGTGTACTTATTTTTCAACATGGTGAATAGTAAAGTGACAAATATGACAAAAAGAAGCAGTGGAAAAATCAGTACCCACTTGTTTTCAAAATATAAATAGGTGTTTTGGAGCTGCGCCTTATTGTCTGATAATAATGGGATAAATGCTAAGGCCAAGATAATTACGAACAATCGTAAGAGTATTTTTGCAATTACTTTGCTTATGGTATGATTTTTGGATTGTTCGTTCATGATTTTGTATTTGTATATTTGCAAAAATACAAAGATTGATTAACATAATTCTTAAACAATGCGCAAACATATTCTGACCTCCGTGGCTATTTTATCAGCCGTTATCCTATTTTCATCTTGTGGCGCTCAAAAGAAGACTACATCTTCGGTGGGCAACTCGAATTCGTCCAATACCGAAGTAAATGATGGGCCGAGTGCCTCTCAGTGGAAAAGTGGAGTCAAAGGTAGCTGGATTTTGAATAGTATCGATCGAGAAAATATTCCGGCTGCATATACTATTAAGACTGTTTTTGAAGAAGCACCAGCCGAGTGTTTTGAAGGAAGTGTGTGGACATTGCCGTCAAATGGAAAAGGAACAATCGAGTTTACAGCTGACGGTACATTGTGCGCCAAAGGTGCAGTACGAAACATTGTGTGGTCTATCTTCAATCCGGGCAAGACTGGTGGTCAGCCTCAATTTCAATTTAAGAAGATTTATTCGGGAGACAAAGCTCGGAATGTTACAAGTGGTTACAGATTGGACCTCTCTTTCTCAGATGGTAATAAATTAGTCATGCGTATGCCAATCGATGTGGAAAGTGGTACAGGTTATTTGGTTTTTAACTTCACGAAATCTGTACGTTAGGTATAGCGAGTTTTAATCATATATATTGCCGTAAGTTATTATCTTACGGCTTTTTTGATGTTTGTGGCTGTTGTGTTTTTTATTTTTGATTCGTTGGGAAAATTGTTGGGTAAGCTTTAAATAGATGATTCGAATATTGGAACATTTTTTGCTGTAACATCCTCAATAAAGACATACCTATGGGAAATAGCGGTAAATTGGAAAGTAATCAACATTGAAATGGTAGATGAAGTTAGAGAAATAGAGCAAGAGAGATTTAAGAAAAGAGATAGTTCAAAGATTTATTTTTTTGTAATTGCTATAGCTGCATTGTTAGCAACCAATATATACTTTTATATCAAATTCAACTCTTCGGGCGAAAAGATATATACGTTGACTGTCCAAAAGGAAAATTTGCAGATTGAGATCGATCGGATAGAAGCTGAACTTGATAATTTGAACGAAGAGAACCTGAAGCTGAGTGAGAGCATGATGAAATCGGAAGTTCAAGCTCGGAAGATAATCGAGGATCTTCGAAAGGAATTAGAAATGAGTACATTGACTACCGAACAAATCAATCAAGCTCGAAAGATTGTAGCATCATTGAAGGTGGACGTATCCGGTCTGAAGACTGATCTCGGAGATTTAAGGGTTAAGAATGAGATGCTTCGCAAAGAGAATGAATTGTTAAATAGCAAAGTAGATGAGCGGGAAAGTAAGATTGAGGGATTGACGGACAATAATGCACTCCTTAAAGATAAAGTAGCTACAGCATCTGCTATAAAAGTTTCGAATATTATCATCAATGGTCTTCAAGAAAAGAGAAAGGGACGTTTGGAGGTGGAAACTAGGGCTAAGCGGGTGGATAAGCTAGAAATTAACTTTACCATTGCAGACAATCCTTTAGCTAAGCTTGGTGCAAAAGATATCTTCGTCCGAATAATCAATCCTGATGGAGATTTGATTGCTGAATCTACGGATATATTTTTTGTACACGGAGAGAAACTTCAATATACATTTAAGGAAAGTATCAACTTTACGAATAATGGAGAGGAATACAAATTTTTCTGGCAAGAACCAAATAATTTTGGCAAAGGTGCCTATACCGTGCTTCTGTATGCGGACAATGCTATCATGGGTAGATCGAGTATTATCTTAAAATAATTTTTTCGCTCATAACTATAACAAAAGAAGGTCTGGAAAAAATTCCAGACCTTCTTTTGTTATTCTATTTCTTTTAGTGCGCTATCGTACATAGGAATTAGGATAGTAAATGTGGTGCCTTTTCCAGCTTCTGTTTTAAAGGTAATAGATCCTCTCATACCTTCAATTGTCTGCTTGGCAAAAGCTAAGCCTAAACCTGTGCCTGAACTCTTGGTGGTGAAGTTAGGTTCGAAAATTTTGGATAGAGATTCATCGGAGATTCCTCTTCCGTTGTCATTTATCGCTATTTTTATAATGTCGGGATGTATACGAGAGATTTCAAAATGGATTTTAACCTTTTTGCGGCCAATTGCTGCTTCTATTGCATTTTTTATAAGATTGTTGAACGTTCTTAACAATTGATCTTTATCTCCGAGTACATATATCGGTTGTAGGTCAGTGTGATTTGTAATTATGATACTGGCTTGGGGATTGTTGGTATATACCGCAGTTGATTTATTAATCTCTTCAACGATGTTGACCTTTTCCAAATGGGTGTCTGGCAATTTAGCGAAGGCAGAGAATTCACTGGCAATATGAGATAAACTATCTATCTGTTCAATAAATGAGATAGATATTCTATTAAATCGTTCTTCGAATCGAGGGTCACCTTCTCTAAATGATCTCCCTAATTGCTGAATGCCTAGCTTCATGGGGGTTAGCGGATTTTTGATTTCGTGGGCTATTTGTTTCGCCATTTCTCTCCAAGCAGCTTCTCGTTCTACACCCATTAGTTTTTTTGAATTTTCTTCTAGCTTAATTAGCATAAAATTGTATTCTTTTATCAAGGTTCCAACTTCATCATTCCGTTGCCAAAAAAGAGGTTCATTTTGTTTGCCTACATTTGTTTGTGATAGCTTTTTGCCAATCATGACCAAAGGAGCAGTAATCTTATTGGAAATATAGACCGCGAAGAAACCAAATGCAATAATGATAATCGTATATATATTGATTAGGGTATTCAGAAGCAGGTTGATGCTGGCACTTTCTTCTTTTCTGGATGAGAAGTAAGGAACATTTAGATAATAGGCTAATTGATAATCTCTGTTTCGGATACTAGCGTAACTAGATGAAAATTCAAACTCGCCAACGTTTTCGGATTCAATGGTTTCAGTTTTCTTGATAAGTGATAGCTTTTTATACGCAACGGGATTGATAAACGTGGAGAACAACTTTAGGTCGTATATTTTGGGTTGTGATGAATAAATTAGCCGACCATTTCTACCGAATAATGAAAAATCTGTCGTCATCGCTTGCGATAGCAAGTTGAGATAGGCTTCGGCTTGCAAGAAGTCAGAAGTCGCTTCGGCTGTGTTTAAGATGTTTTCTAGCTTTCTCGATATTTCGGCTATGTATTTTATTCTCGCATTTTCACGTTCTTTGCTGAGCCTAGAATTTATATTATAGAAGGCAAGGACGCCCGACATCAATATGGCGAAGATTATGGATATAATAAATATAGTCTGGATACGGGTACTATATTGAATGGAATTTTTTAGAATAAGAAAGTGATATTTGATGCTTTTAATTCTAAATGATCGTTGGGATACGGTTTGTCCTAAATAAAATAGAATATAGATAATGCTAAAGAATACAAATAAGAGCACAAAAAAGAAGCAGGTGATAGCCACATATTCGTAGATATTTTGATTTGCACGGCTGATAATAAGGGTGGTGTGCTCATCTGGACGGTACATCAGATGAAAGAATTCGCTTGGGTCGTCGATTTCTAAAAATGTGCCTACGCTTTTAGGGAATTTGGAATCTGTGCTGGGGTAGGTGTATTGACCATATTGTGTGATTAGTTGTCGATCTTTATATAGCGCAAATGAATTGTTGAGAAAGGCTTCTTGTTGAAGAGAGGTGGTGCGACTGTCTGACAGTATCTCCGGATAGGGCAGAATATAGCTGAAAGATCGATTTCTAAGATTGAGGAACAAGCTGGCAGTTGTTTCATTGTCAATTGGGATATTGATTGTAGCAAAATACTCATGTGTACCTAGTTCACTTTTTAAACGATAGAAATTGTCTGTTACTTTAATGGAGTTTGTAATAACTTTTTCCCTGTATTCTTCAAATTTGTTATTATTGTAATGTTCTAATGGTTGGTTATTTGCATAGTAATAGCCGTTGAAGTCAAACTTTGAAAGATACCCACTGAAATACGTTTTCTTTAAGAACTCGGTGATTTCGGTAGGGTCATTTTGATTGGCGGCAATACGAAGGCGATGTTGGAGTTGCTCATCATTTTTCATTGATTTTTCAATATCCATGAATAGGGAGATGGCATTGGTATCGTCTTCTGCCTCAAGATTTGCCAATACTAATTTCATATTCTCCAACTTTTTCAAACGCATATATTTGTCGTGATTTATAGAGGAAAATATAGCAGCGATAACCAGTATCACTATATATAGCGAAAACTTGTATTGATCTAAGGCGTACTTATGGAGGAAGATGAGCAAAATAAGTATGCCTAACAAAACATTGTTTATACTATTGTCGCCTAATAAAGCATATACAATCATCGATATGATAAGTACTGCAAGTTGGAGGTTCAACTTTACCCCAATAGCATCAAATAGTTTGTCCATCAATTTGAGGACGAAGTTGATATAGAGAAAGAGAGACAAAATTGCTAAGCACAAGTTGAGTAGATTCAGCCAACTATATTTGCTTAGGTCTGCAATTTTAGAAAAATCATAGCTTACGATGGAAGTGTGAGTTATCAAACTGCCGAGGTGCTTAAATAGGAGGTTCGAAAAAAAGTATATACCGAAGAGTAATGTGCTCGCAATGACGTAGGGAATTACTCCTTTTTTAGTGCGTTCAGGTAATGTCAGGTTGGTCAGTATAGAGGTAATAAATAGCAGATACCATAAACAGCTCAAATTGGTCAACGTCAAAGCCCATAAATGAGGAAAGATGGCATTGTAAGCGTAATATTTGGGGTCAAATATCCCTAAGCTGGAGTGAGATGCCAGCCAATTGGTCTCAAGGTCTATAACTCTTATACCAATGAGTACAAGGCCGAATATTGCTATTGAAGTCCATACAAAACCTTTTTTTGCAAGGCTCAAACAAATATTGTGTGCTAGTATGATAAAGCAGAACATGGCAGCGACCCAACAGATGAATTGTAGAAAAATATAGATGTTATCGTGTTTTCCATCTTTTAATTTGACAGAGAAAAGATAGGTGCCGTCTTTACTGTATACATTTTGAATATTCCTAGTATCTGTATAGTCTGCTATTTCTAGATTATTGTTGCCGATAAGGTCTTTAGCAAACGTGTTTTTAAGATATTCGTTGTTGCTATTAAAAAATCTTTTGACAAGAATAAGCGCTAGAACATTGATGTCTCCTACTTTCTTTTGTCGGGCGATAAAAGATCTATTGCTTTCAAGGATATATGTTGTAGTGGGTTTTAAGCCTGCATCTGTAACGGGTACATATACATCTGTGCTCCACAGTATGGGTTTTCCGTCTTTGAAGAGGTATAAAAGTATGCGCTGCTCATCCGAAAATTTTTCCAGTATTTCCGACGACTGAATGGGAAATTGCTCAATATTTTTAAAAGTCTTCATAATCGTCGAATCTGCAAATAGATCTTCGATCATGCTTTCCTTCTTGTGTATATTGGACATGAGCTCCTCTTTGTCCAATCTTAACATGTCTTTATCCGTAATGGTTAGGTGAATTGTAAGGGCAGTGCCCATAAATGAAAACGTGAGGATAAGAAGTAGGATACGGATTTTGGTGGT encodes:
- a CDS encoding lysophospholipid acyltransferase family protein, whose protein sequence is MRKIIGYILTPIFYLFFFIELIIFHPIQWLCLKLGGYSAHKRSVDLLNFTLFSDNYLLFNSVKFINEQHIPTGQPLIFVANHQSQFDIPPMIYFLRKYHAKFISKIELATANIPSISFNLKYGGAANIDRRDSKQSIGEILKLANNMKTKNWSVFIFPEGTRTKNGKMKEFAIGGIATILKKNPSALVVPIAINGSYEMVKYGMFPLNPFTKMSWEVLPPIDPTGKSTEEVVKEAEMAIRAKVRGS
- a CDS encoding DUF2089 family protein, with protein sequence MKKIPATCPSCDAKLKVSKLVCDVCETEVVGKFSLPILMQLTVEEQEFVLGFLYNSGSLKDMARDLGKSYPTVRNMLDDLIQKIKNLGYEQ
- a CDS encoding lysylphosphatidylglycerol synthase transmembrane domain-containing protein, translated to MDIKKIQTVFKNILKLVITTGALYWVFKKVEIRDLLEAISNSNPWFLLLALLAFLISILISASRLLSFLKAIGLEVSEKYNLKLYQLGMFYNLFLPGGIGGDGYKIYFLRKKFNIKGRRLLGALFFDRLSGLWALGLITSALVVCMPQLKIPNALTISAFLLSTLIYYFVITKFFPHFTKSFPITHIKAIGVQAMQVISAILILYALGFQGKFSPYLFLFLASSLVAIIPFSVGGLGMREVVYMWGAKIFYLDAHLAVLISLLFYIISALVSLTGAYYTFDPKGLGEEKLPSAEEVERSRTEITNSE
- a CDS encoding lipocalin family protein, which encodes MRKHILTSVAILSAVILFSSCGAQKKTTSSVGNSNSSNTEVNDGPSASQWKSGVKGSWILNSIDRENIPAAYTIKTVFEEAPAECFEGSVWTLPSNGKGTIEFTADGTLCAKGAVRNIVWSIFNPGKTGGQPQFQFKKIYSGDKARNVTSGYRLDLSFSDGNKLVMRMPIDVESGTGYLVFNFTKSVR
- a CDS encoding sensor histidine kinase produces the protein MQLTTKIRILLLILTFSFMGTALTIHLTITDKDMLRLDKEELMSNIHKKESMIEDLFADSTIMKTFKNIEQFPIQSSEILEKFSDEQRILLYLFKDGKPILWSTDVYVPVTDAGLKPTTTYILESNRSFIARQKKVGDINVLALILVKRFFNSNNEYLKNTFAKDLIGNNNLEIADYTDTRNIQNVYSKDGTYLFSVKLKDGKHDNIYIFLQFICWVAAMFCFIILAHNICLSLAKKGFVWTSIAIFGLVLIGIRVIDLETNWLASHSSLGIFDPKYYAYNAIFPHLWALTLTNLSCLWYLLFITSILTNLTLPERTKKGVIPYVIASTLLFGIYFFSNLLFKHLGSLITHTSIVSYDFSKIADLSKYSWLNLLNLCLAILSLFLYINFVLKLMDKLFDAIGVKLNLQLAVLIISMIVYALLGDNSINNVLLGILILLIFLHKYALDQYKFSLYIVILVIAAIFSSINHDKYMRLKKLENMKLVLANLEAEDDTNAISLFMDIEKSMKNDEQLQHRLRIAANQNDPTEITEFLKKTYFSGYLSKFDFNGYYYANNQPLEHYNNNKFEEYREKVITNSIKVTDNFYRLKSELGTHEYFATINIPIDNETTASLFLNLRNRSFSYILPYPEILSDSRTTSLQQEAFLNNSFALYKDRQLITQYGQYTYPSTDSKFPKSVGTFLEIDDPSEFFHLMYRPDEHTTLIISRANQNIYEYVAITCFFFVLLFVFFSIIYILFYLGQTVSQRSFRIKSIKYHFLILKNSIQYSTRIQTIFIISIIFAILMSGVLAFYNINSRLSKERENARIKYIAEISRKLENILNTAEATSDFLQAEAYLNLLSQAMTTDFSLFGRNGRLIYSSQPKIYDLKLFSTFINPVAYKKLSLIKKTETIESENVGEFEFSSSYASIRNRDYQLAYYLNVPYFSSRKEESASINLLLNTLINIYTIIIIAFGFFAVYISNKITAPLVMIGKKLSQTNVGKQNEPLFWQRNDEVGTLIKEYNFMLIKLEENSKKLMGVEREAAWREMAKQIAHEIKNPLTPMKLGIQQLGRSFREGDPRFEERFNRISISFIEQIDSLSHIASEFSAFAKLPDTHLEKVNIVEEINKSTAVYTNNPQASIIITNHTDLQPIYVLGDKDQLLRTFNNLIKNAIEAAIGRKKVKIHFEISRIHPDIIKIAINDNGRGISDESLSKIFEPNFTTKSSGTGLGLAFAKQTIEGMRGSITFKTEAGKGTTFTILIPMYDSALKEIE
- a CDS encoding SDR family NAD(P)-dependent oxidoreductase, which codes for MANIIITGASSGIGFEAVLDLTANKENNVIAIARSADKLRKLHEIASSLNHDGGKLYPAQFDIVYDNYTDSLIPFIQSKFKEVDILINNAGQLINRPFLETTTEDFVTMLQANLLGHVNMIKHIVPLIKNGGHIVNVSSMGGFQGASKFPGLSAYSASKGALATLTECLAEELKEKGIKVNCLALGSSQTEMFETAFPGVEAGTLAFEMGRYLAEFAQNGNKYYNGKILPVSNTTP
- a CDS encoding alpha/beta hydrolase family protein, with amino-acid sequence MKYLYAIFLLSILNVACGQSITGTWKGELQTPGQRIPLVFHIHQDNEGYAGTMDSPKQGAIGLPLSEVKLNGDVLKLKMSTAGLEYEGRVASDTIKGEFRQGGGTFNLSLTKTLDSITIIKRPQEPEGVPNYREVEVSFFNKKADLTLAGTLTMPATGKGFPAILLVTGSGPQNRDEELFGHKPFKLIADYLTKNGYAVLRYDDRGVGESTGDFSLGTTADFAADAAAGVAFLTGHPAINPAKIGVIGHSEGGMIAPMLAAEDSKIAFIGLLAGPTIAIDSLMLLQNAAFGKASGMSEDALMKARDLNRKIYAIVKSSRSDGEVKKTLMGILNNSKQVDELTSPWFRSFFRFEPGVYLNRVNCPIFAVYGGKDLQVPAEANLNAIYRISEKKKNRLDFIKVYPDLNHLFQHAQTGLVNEYGFLEETMSEEVLRDLKTWLDRVTL